A region from the Bradyrhizobium sp. CCBAU 53340 genome encodes:
- a CDS encoding RidA family protein, translating into MAHRRIRKFNTKHTYPEQKLDNDLCQAVVTSGGKIIWLRGQCPQSLNDAVNIDSHDPVEQTHKVMQNIKQLIEESGGKIEHLVKVVVYLTDVRHREAVYRTMGQYIKGVHPVSTGLVVQALARPEWLVEIDATAVIPE; encoded by the coding sequence GTGGCTCATAGGCGGATTCGGAAATTCAATACGAAACACACTTATCCGGAGCAGAAGCTCGACAATGATCTATGTCAGGCAGTGGTGACTAGCGGCGGAAAAATTATTTGGCTACGGGGCCAGTGCCCCCAGAGCTTGAATGACGCCGTCAACATCGACAGCCATGATCCTGTCGAGCAGACGCATAAGGTGATGCAGAATATTAAGCAACTCATCGAAGAAAGTGGCGGTAAGATTGAACATTTGGTCAAGGTTGTCGTTTACCTTACCGACGTGCGGCATCGGGAGGCCGTTTATCGAACGATGGGTCAGTACATAAAGGGCGTGCATCCCGTGTCCACAGGACTTGTTGTCCAAGCGTTGGCGCGACCTGAGTGGCTTGTTGAAATCGACGCCACAGCGGTGATACCCGAGTGA